A genomic segment from Triticum dicoccoides isolate Atlit2015 ecotype Zavitan chromosome 1A, WEW_v2.0, whole genome shotgun sequence encodes:
- the LOC119348953 gene encoding uncharacterized protein LOC119348953 yields the protein MAAAIGCAVRRLIGGQRPQALYKAVVSPLVEQGHGRLMPRLINGGRPSCFPLRSMSSGGAGCKDFSDAAAAAHPANGNAALMQPCGEPAPDLDPERAWAYRQYCEIETKKHDLFYLIAELEKRHPDRRYTGKNMELLFHLFGHVDPNPSDPLWCRARSRERLNNCLLYGMPTAMATWMYMDWESWRSMFAFVLGIGH from the exons atggcggcggcgattgGATGCGCGGTGAGGAGGCTCATCGGCGGCCAGCGACCCCAGGCATTGTACAAAGCCGTCGTCTCGCCGCTGGTCGAGCAGGGGCATGGCCGGCTGATGCCAAGGCTTATCAACGGCGGCCGACCTTCCTGTTTTCCTCTCAGATCTATGTCCTCCGGCGGCGCAGGTTGCAAAGACTTTTCCGATGCCGCCGCTGCTGCCCACCCAGCAAACGGCAACGCCGCCCTGATG CAACCCTGTGGAGAACCTGCGCCAGACCTCGACCCAGAGAGAGCATGGGCCTATCGGCAGTACTGCGAGATCGAGACCAAGAAACACGACCTCTTCTACCTGATCGCTGAGTTGGAGAAGAGGCACCCAGATCGTAGGTACACGGGAAAAAACATGGAGCTCCTCTTCCATCTTTTCGGACACGTTGATCCTAATCCCAGCGATCCCCTCTG GTGCCGCGCTCGTTCAAGAGAAAGACTCAACAATTGTCTGCTATATGGAATGCCTACCGCGATGGCCACTTGGATGTACATGGATTGGGAGAGTTGGAGAAGTATGTTTGCCTTTGTACTTGGAATTGGTCACTAG